One Halobacterium sp. DL1 DNA window includes the following coding sequences:
- a CDS encoding aspartyl/glutamyl-tRNA amidotransferase subunit C, with translation MTDSVDAEEVRHVADLARVDLDDDAVDEFVDQFGEILEQFEALEEVPEVDSEPELVNVMRDDEVEDCLTQAEALANAEETEDGRFKGPKVS, from the coding sequence ATGACCGATTCCGTGGACGCCGAGGAAGTACGGCACGTCGCGGACCTCGCGCGCGTCGACCTCGACGACGACGCGGTCGACGAGTTCGTCGACCAGTTCGGGGAGATACTCGAGCAGTTCGAGGCGCTCGAGGAGGTGCCCGAGGTCGACTCAGAACCGGAACTCGTCAACGTGATGCGTGACGACGAGGTCGAGGACTGTCTGACCCAGGCGGAGGCCCTCGCGAACGCCGAGGAGACCGAGGACGGCCGCTTCAAGGGGCCGAAGGTGTCGTAG